One window of the Eucalyptus grandis isolate ANBG69807.140 chromosome 6, ASM1654582v1, whole genome shotgun sequence genome contains the following:
- the LOC104455358 gene encoding subtilisin-like protease SBT3 — MTMKCDMLYKLFLLISTIVSASAKNYRKPYIIYMDESALPTSFSRHHDWYTSLLSSLSSSPDEIDPTHLYTYNHALNGFSAMLSQSQLKKLEQVPGHVASYPDTFGNAHTTYTPKFLGLNRQTGLWPRAEFGDGMIVGVVDSGIWPESESFKDKGMSPVPKRWRGTCESGVDFNASNCNRKLIGARSFSKGMKQHGLNISTTDDYDSPRDSFGHGTHTSSTAAGMAPAARLAMYKVLFLTDTYDSAATDTLAGMDQAIADGVDILSLSLGFDETSFDLNPIAVGAFAAMERGIFVACSAGNDGPRGYTMRNGAPWLTTVGAGTVSRDFAANIVLGNGTLTVRGKSIFPEDLLISRVPLYFGRGNRSKEICNGYSLDPKDVAGKIVFCDFVSEDYEVNTHEITQAGAAGAIFSIGPGALRIPENFTIPFVAVVPEDGDRIKDYLLKSENPTVSIKFLITIFGTKPAPQVASFSSRGPYRQAPWILKPDMLAPGYNILAAWAPNREIAQIGESYLLGDYKLESGTSMSAPHVAGVAELLKSAHPDWSPAAIRSAMMTTAYILDNTNEPIIDMTTQASGTPLDFGAGHIDPEKASDPGLIYDIEPEDYVNFLCGMNYSANQIKIISGRSNFSCASATLDINYPSFMVILNKTNTTSVTFKRVLTNVADGPASYQATVTTPSSMKATAKPSELWFTSKYDRAEFNLTVEISLEGSIPRRNYIGNYGYISWKEINGTRVVRSPIVSAYAL, encoded by the coding sequence ATGACAATGAAATGTGATATGCTGTATAAGCTCTTTCTTCTCATCTCGACCATAGTGTCCGCTTCGGCCAAAAACTACCGAAAACCCTACATAATCTATATGGACGAATCGGCATTGCCCACTTCGTTCTCGCGTCACCATGACTGGTACACGTCACTTCTGTCGTCCCTATCGTCGTCTCCCGACGAAATTGATCCGACCCATCTCTACACATACAACCATGCCTTGAATGGATTCAGTGCAATGCTGTCACAGTCCCAATTGAAGAAGCTGGAGCAGGTTCCTGGTCATGTTGCGTCGTATCCGGACACATTCGGAAATGCTCACACAACATATACTCCTAAGTTCCTTGGCCTAAATAGACAGACAGGCCTCTGGCCAAGAGCCGAATTCGGCGACGGCATGATCGTCGGTGTCGTAGACTCCGGGATATGGCCCGAGAGCGAGAGCTTCAAGGACAAGGGCATGTCCCCCGTGCCGAAGAGATGGCGAGGCACTTGCGAGTCCGGGGTGGACTTCAACGCGTCCAACTGCAACCGGAAGCTCATTGGAGCCCGATCGTTCAGCAAAGGAATGAAGCAGCATGGCTTGAACATATCGACGACCGATGACTACGATTCCCCGAGGGATTCCTTCGGGCATGGGACCCACACGTCGTCCACAGCGGCCGGTATGGCACCCGCTGCTAGGCTCGCGATGTACAAGGTGTTATTCCTGACCGACACGTACGACTCGGCTGCGACGGACACCCTAGCAGGCATGGACCAAGCCATAGCGGACGGCGTCGATATATTGTCTCTATCGCTTGGATTTGACGAGACATCGTTCGACCTTAATCCAATCGCTGTGGGAGCTTTCGCAGCAATGGAGAGAGGAATCTTCGTTGCTTGTTCAGCAGGTAACGACGGCCCTCGAGGATACACGATGCGAAATGGAGCTCCGTGGCTAACGACTGTCGGCGCTGGAACCGTATCAAGGGACTTTGCGGCCAATATAGTCCTCGGCAACGGAACCTTAACTGTTAGAGGAAAATCCATCTTCCCAGAAGATCTGCTTATCTCAAGAGTTCCTCTATACTTTGGCCGCGGCAACAGAAGCAAGGAAATCTGCAACGGTTACTCTCTTGACCCGAAGGATGTCGCTGGGAAGATAGTTTTCTGCGACTTTGTTAGTGAAGACTACGAAGTCAATACCCACGAAATCACCCAAGCCGGAGCTGCAGGTGCCATCTTCAGTATTGGACCCGGGGCTTTACGCATACCCGAAAACTTCACTATCCCGTTCGTGGCCGTCGTACCGGAAGATGGAGATAGAATCAAGGACTACTTGCTGAAGTCAGAGAATCCGACAGTCAGCATCAAGTTCTTGATAACCATTTTCGGGACCAAACCAGCTCCTCAGGTAGCATCGTTTTCGTCTCGAGGACCGTACCGTCAGGCCCCGTGGATCTTGAAGCCGGATATGTTAGCTCCTGGATACAATATTTTGGCAGCATGGGCGCCGAACCGAGAAATAGCACAGATAGGTGAGAGCTACTTGCTTGGTGACTACAAGCTCGAATCGGGAACTTCCATGTCGGCTCCTCATGTGGCTGGAGTCGCTGAGCTGCTAAAATCAGCCCATCCAGATTGGAGCCCCGCTGCTATCCGATCGGCAATGATGACCACGGCTTACATTCTCGATAACACCAATGAGCCCATCATCGACATGACCACTCAAGCTTCAGGGACGCCTCTTGATTTCGGAGCAGGACATATAGATCCGGAAAAGGCTTCAGATCCCGGTCTGATCTACGACATCGAACCCGAGGATTACGTCAATTTCCTCTGCGGAATGAACTATTCCGCCAATCAGATAAAGATCATAAGCGGGAGATCGAACTTCTCTTGCGCGTCCGCGACTCTTGACATCAACTACCCTTCATTCATGGTCATCCTCAACAAAACCAACACCACGAGCGTCACTTTCAAAAGAGTCCTAACCAACGTGGCCGACGGGCCTGCAAGTTACCAGGCCACAGTGACAACTCCATCGAGCATGAAGGCCACAGCAAAACCCTCGGAGCTGTGGTTCACTAGCAAGTACGACAGAGCTGAGTTCAACTTGACGGTAGAGATCTCTCTGGAAGGGTCGATTCCACGGCGCAATTACATAGGTAACTACGGGTACATCAGTTGGAAGGAGATCAATGGAACCCGCGTTGTGAGAAGTCCCATCGTCTCAGCTTACGCTCTCTAG